The region ctcatctcgcctgagcgagaaatcgtGGAAGCCCCACGTTGttcatctcgcctgagcgagaatccGCTGCGTCAGTAAGACcagcgtctcgcctgagcgagtttgCGAATGTGTGACATGTTTTCTTAACTGTTTGGGTGTTTTGGAATTCTTATGAATGAAATTAGCATGCTTGGTATGAGATTGATCATGAGTTTGTGGCTTCGTGATGTTTTAACATGACAAGTGGATGAATGACCAAAAAGAGGTGGGAATTGTATGAGACATATGTTTGTGATGAtgagataggcgtaattccatgagtcccaTGGGGAGActatggtggcgtgtagtgtatatattaaggtaaggattcaagtaaggatcgcatcccgaaactctaaagggtcaatgagtctcaagtagagcaaactgacccaagtggtgagagtagcgggaggccctagtctttggcaggataatggccttagacgtttaaaaaggctaaccttgtgtgtggtagggtgaaacccattggcaatggctctgcagagcagtagaggccaccacaagtgcaagcgtccagtgaatccgatcttaatatatgtatccggataatcgaGTCATAGTGTTTGCTTGCTTGTCATAACATGAATTATGTGCCTCTGTGTTGTATGTCTGAGAATGTTTACGCACTTATTCCTTTATACCATGATAAGTCTTATattgcactagcttacccttgcatgttgtgtttgttttctgttatgttttctctcttgcgatgatcaccttactggtgggagcagatgagagGGAGGTTCGTGATGGATCCGGGAGACGCAGCGGTGCGGCCTAGACTTCCCTGTCTGGATGTATTAGGAATAGTTTCAGGGCCATGAGGCCTTTTGTATTAGTTGCCTTAGTGGCAACCTTTTTGCAAAACTGTTGCACCCCTTTTTAAATTTCCTTTTACTTAGGACAATGTGGTATGCCTAAGTTTCTTTTAAGTGACTCCGGATGACTGTACTAGTTATCCTTCTTACGTTTCATGTTTATCTGCTTAGGTCtctttatcaaaattttgtgaTGCCTTATTAGGTAGAGTATTCTATTAAAAATGGGACGTCACAATAGGtcgatatatttatttttttaaaaatattatataatacatgaattatatatattaaaaagtgtacaataattttaaaaattatgataaatatataattattattgtattaatcgaaattataattatatgatatgGCGCGACGGTACATACGAGTCCGGTTTGATAGCAATGCTACCGGCGGGTTTAGGGGTTGGTCACGGCTGGTGTGGTTCGAGTGAAGCAGAGCTATGGGTTGAAGATGACAAGGAAGAAGCTCGTAGgttgttcttttttttaaaacgtGTTaggaataaagaaaaacaataataagtaaaaataaaaataatcagaaAATGAATATGGGCTGGCCTTTTTTGGACTTCTTTGTTTGTTATACTCactctttttgtgtttttaaaatattttgggtCAGATCATTATTCGTACCCATCATTTTGTTGATGCACTCCCactcttttttaaggttttggaCCGGGCTTTATAatctttttctattctcaacaattttattatttagttgcGCTTATTTTTACCCATATactaatttattctttatttaaaaaaaaagaaaattacaattataaattattataatggtgtttaaaattattaattgtcATATTAAGTATTGTAGTGTACTATGAATGAAACATAGGTGGATGTGTTTAATTTTGCTAATGTTGAAAGAGTTTTTGATGGAgatgaaaagagaagaaagaatggtgGTTCTCtctataaagaaaaatataacagAGTAGTGATTGTGTGAAGTGATAACTTTAGGCGAAGGTGAAAGTAGTGGAGTGAATCAAATTCTTACATGCAAAGTAAACGTTGGATATACCCTGTCATGTAGCACTCTCTCAACCactttaatacaaatttaattaaattatcacatgaaatattaaaaaatataactaaatactgagataataattataaaataaattaaaatgaaattaaaaacaaattactaaataaatataattataaagtataatatttaataaataaaatgaaaaaaaaaaatctttctcaatttttgaaTAGACAGCCGCTTACAAAATCTTTCtcctttatcattttttttttactttttaattttgcataattttttaatttaacttgttacaatagccatttaatattattttacttgtaAGATAGGTTAGAAAcgataaaatatttacattaattaatgaGTAATAGTAactatattgaaaaatattctatcaattgaaaatatttacaaacacATTCTTTGTGCCTACTACTTGAGCGCAGGGCATAGCAAACACCGGTTTCATTTCATGATACCGAAAACCACTCTTCACTTCAATTTGGTTTTCCTTTTCTGTTCTCACGTGTGTTTCTGTGATTCTCTCTGTCTAGATTCTTCGATTCTTAACGTTGTGATGTTCTCGCGTCTTCGTCAACCTTCCACCTTTTACCATACTCCTTCGTTCATCTCCACGATTTGACTAACCGCGGACCCAGAAGAATTTTGAGTAGCTCTAAATCTTCAGATTTCCCGtgttttgtttctgtttttgtaATTTGGATTTGGCGTTTTCAGGATCATGGGGTGGTACAGAACGGTTTTTCGCAACTTGGCTTCAAGGGTTACGTCTCAGACTTCAATTTTTCAGCCTAGTTCGAGAATTTGCCAATCAGAAGGAGCTAGCTTTAAGGGGTTCTCTTCGTTTTGTTCAATTTCTCAGAGACTAGGCGCTCGAGCCGTTTATGGAGTTAACAAGAACCTTCGCAATCCGTTTCTTTTTGGGGCTAAGAGATTTTACTACGTGGATCCTTACAAGGTCCAGCATTTCAGGCCAAGAGGGCCAAGGCGCTGGTTTCAAAATCCTAGGCACGTTTTCATTGTTGTCGTGGTTGGTTCTGGAGTTTTAGTCACTGTTTATTTTGGGAATTTAGAAACAGTTCCTTACACCAAGCGAACCCATTTGATTCTGTTGTCAAAAAGCATGGAGAGGAAGCTTGGGGAGAGCGAATTTGAGAATATGAAGGCTGGTTTTAAGGGCAAAATATTGCCTCCTATACATCCTGAGAGTGTGAGGGTGAAAATGATTGCAAAGGATATAATTGGTGCATTGCAGAGAGGATTGAGGAAGGAGCAGGTGTGGAGTGACTTGGGGTATGCATCAGAGCATTCTACGCTAAGTGAAGAGCATGGAAGGGAGACATTGAATGCATTGGCTGCTGAGAGTGGTGACAAAATTGAAGGGAATTGGAACAAGGAGGATGAGATTCTTGATGACAAATGGATTCAGCAAAGCCGGAAAAAGGGTCAGGAGAAAGGTTCCGAGGCTGCTACATCACATTTGGATGGATTCAATTGGGAAATTTTGGTGGTAAATGAGCCTGTAGTTAATGCTTTCTGCTTACCTGGTGGGAAGATAGTTGTGTTCACTGGTTTGCTTGAGCATTTTAGAAGTGATACAGAGATAGCAACAATCCTTGGACATGAGGTATTATGCCTACACCTTACATCTTGCTAACTTGTTCTTTTATGCAGACATGTGAGTTTATATGGGTTTTCTTGTTAATTAGATTGGGCATGCTGTTGCAAGACACAGTGCAGAGGGGATTACAAAGAACCTGTGGTTTGCTATTTTACAGTTGATCCTTTATCAATTTATGACACCTGATATAGTAAACACAATGTCATCCCTTTTCTTGCACCTACCTTTCTCCAGGCGGTATGCTTTGTTCACTATCTCTCTTTCTAACCAATTGATTTTCTCTGTGACCTTTAATAATATTAGATTCATTTAGTGGAAATTCATTGAAAGATAATACTTGTCATGACTTGTTGAAATGTGTTGAATTTATAAAGCAGTGCTGTTGCTTTGTTGGATTTCTTAATAAATTGCTTTGCCAGATCAAGCAGAACGAGTAGATTATCACAATGTTCCTTCAATTTGACTGTTGAACCATAAGTACTTGTATTTTTCTTACATGTGAAACATTATATGAACTTGAtatcaattaattttctttgaatagTTAGAGatctttttaaattacaaaagaaGAGGCTAAAAACAGAAACCAGTTCATGTCCAATTATGTGTTTACTATCTATATGCAAATTGCATGATTACTATATATTTTACTGTGACTTGAATATATCTTGTGTTCAGATGTATGGTTTTTGTACCATTATAGGATGAATCCAGTTGATGGATACATGTTGAATGACAGAGTTGATATAGGTTGCAGTTGTATGGTCAATAGTTATCCTCTTAGCTTCTTAATCACAATAGAATGTAGGGATGTATGATTGATTTCTTGAATATCCTACAAGCGACAAATCCAACCGATTGGGATGATTCCATATGGCTTGGACTCTGGACagtaatgagaaaaaaaaaaaaaagcagaaCATTCACTATGCTTTATTTTATGAAGGCATTAGAAAGCAAACCTATATATGGTATGTTCAATGCTTAGCAGTTATCATCTACATGAATTACTGCATAAATGGCTTTAGTAAAGGAGCGAATGATAGTAGATGAGTGCTCAATATAGGTGTTACGCAAATTAGTAAATTCAATGTATTAATTCTATAATAATGTTTGTTTTACAAAAGCGAAATAGGTTTCATTTTCTGTCCTAGTGATAATTTCTGTTTCttgaacataatttatttagaaGAGGGGGGTGCTTTATTTCTTCTCAGAACTAAATGTTCTCACTCAGTAGAATATTGACCAATGACAATTGTATTTTGATGAATTTAAACCTATTCTTGAACTCGCATGATATTTGATGAACATGATCCAAGTGATAATCAATTCATCTTTTTAATAGTGTGTTCAtcctcttttcttctttttaattacCTTTTTCTATTACTATTTGTGGTTAGATTTTTCATACGCTTTGTGTTTTCTTTCTGCTTTTCAAGGTTGGCTTTCCATTGAAATTGTACATGCCTGTTTGTGTTTGTTCTTCTTGGTAggtttattttcattgaaattgaagattattataattacaaaaaccTTCTGTGATGCAATGCTAATTATGGAGGCATCAAGAATAGTAATATTCGTTTAATGATTGGTTTTTTGGGttacaaattttctaaaaaactcAATTTATTCACAGGATGGAAATGGAAGCTGATTACATTGGCCTGCTGTTAATTGCATCAGCTGGCTATGATCCCCGGGTGGCACCTAAAGTGTATGAGAAGTTGGGAAAGATTTCTGGTGGTGATTCTGCCCTCAGAAATTATCTCTCTACTCATCCTTCCGGAAAAAAGAGAGCAGAATTATTGGCCCAAGCTAAGATAATGGAAGAAGCAGTTTCTATATATAGAGACGCCATAGCAGGACGTGGAGTTCAAGGTTTTCTTTAGAACTGCACAACCACCCCTTTACCTATTCAAACTTCAATGGAAGTTTTTTGGTTCTTTATAAACTTCAATGGGAGATTCGGTTTAGCTTAAACTGTACAGAGTTGCAATCAACTTTTCTGTTTGATTGTGTGAGAATACCCCTCTTACATTCTCTTACAAATGATAAATGCAGAGGAACTTTTTCTATGATGTGCAgtgaatttattaaaaacagCTTATAAGGAGTGATTATTGAGTTGGATAACTTTGAATTCAATTCGAACCAATCtacttatttgaatttttaatttaaaagaatgaaagagaaaaaacaacGAGTTGAAATCGTATTTAatgaatgaagaaaatgaagttaATACCATAAATAGAAGAAATTTCACATATGATATTCCTGAAAAGATTAAATCTATTCTTGTAATTATAATATCCGTTCTTATCATATGTATGATCTCACTCTACTTCAAATTGGTGATCTCATTAAAATTTAGTATGTTATTTCACTGATTACTTTCACTGctttttttgtcaatttgacACGTTCATACGAACATTGTGAAGTCATTTTTGAACACAGCTTCTTCCCTAAATTGACTAAACATCTAAAGTTTCCGACATctatgaagaaaagaaagaacttTGCATTGAAACATAACATAAACAATGGCTAAAAAGAACCTTTGCATTGAAACAATGGTTAGAAAATGCCATTTTTTATAGTTGAATTATTCCTTGGTCACTGAAAGGAAGAATTTATATAACTGTAGAAAAGTTCAAGAGTGAAACTGTGAGACTGAAAGTCTCAGTCCTGACGCAAGAAACAACATGGGAAGAACAATCcttataattttccttttcagAACATTTAACTCAAATTTTTCGATGTTTTTTTGTTCGAAACATGTTTGTGACTTCTATTTAGGCATTACTCGCAAAGTCTACCATTAAAATAAACACAGGCCCATTTAAACAAGCCCAGTGTCTtttaactgaaaaataaaaaataaaaattgagtaCTCAGTTCTTTCTTTCTACTAAGGAAGAAACGAAACAGAAAATCAGAACCCTAACATTACAACAAGAAACCAATGTATCGATTTTTCTCTTGCATTCGCCATGGTCGTGGATCTTCTCTTGTATCTCTCCTTGCACCCAAACCTGCGCTTCCATTCGATGCCGCTGTGCGACCTCGCCACTTACCTCTAAACGACGGTACTATTCGAATCTCTCTACCTTCACTTTAATCGGTTTTGAAATGGAGAAACGAATCGAATCATCTTTCGTTTTGGTTCTCGAAACTGAGGAAATAGAAAGTCGCAGCGGTTCTTacatttgtaattttgataGCGTCGTTTGGATGTGTGGATGGGTAGAGATTAGAGACCGTGTTGGCTGTTTTCAAATGGGAAAGTATATTATGGCAAAGGGAATGTTCATCTTCCCTGATTTGTGTTGTTGGGTTTGTGCGAAGTGGTGAATTAAGTTGTTACTTTATTATGGATTTCACTTTAGTGCAGTTTTTAACTATGCTGAGAAGTTCGTCATTTTTAGGTTCACATTATGTTTTTTGCGTGTGATAATAGTATTAGATACGATGTTGGATTTGTGCATGAGTGCTTTGCTCGTGGTTTCCTCTACCACTTGTTATATATCAGGATTGTGCTGTGGGTTTACTATTTACTTTGCTCCCAGTTGTGGTTGTAACAGTGGCTTTTTACAAGGAATAATGTCAATGGGGAGACTGTAAGTCTTTCCATCTACCCTTTCTCACTCTGATTTCATTGTACTTTTTCATAAACTCCCTTTTTGCTTAGTGATCAATAACAACTTCAGTCAATGCAAGCCAATTGGACTGCGTAGTGTTgctaaatttctattttaatatatactgAACCTGTATTTAAACATGCAATTACCTTAAGTTGTTATCCAAATTAATGTTCGCAAGCTCCAAGATCTTACAATTGAGGAACACGGCTTGTAATCATTTTTTTAGCTTAAATTACATGAATATTGTATGCTGAACAAAGGTTTTGGAAAACGGTCTGGCCCCTTGATTTTGGCAAGATTTGGAAAAGCTTCGATCCGGACGAAAATTCAATCGTCATTGCAATTTAAAACCTTGTGCTGAACTTGGAAGTGGTCTTTTTCCATGTCTGGAggagtgatttttttattttaatgtcatGAAGAGAGAGattttgacaaatcaaatggaCTCGTTTCTATTATTCTTATATGAAGGAATGAAAATTTAAGCTTCCGTTGTTGTGGGAAAATGACTGTACCCTTCTTTTGAAAGATTTTGATAGGGATCTTCAAGCTATTAGAGATTGTGAGGATCTTGCGTTCTTCATGTTGAATAACTTCAGACCGTCTATCTTTTTCTCATCATGATGACTTTTGGATGCCTACATTTAAGGggtttatctttaatttttttttgaagtacTGATTTCCTTTTATTTGGTTTGAAATATTGGTACAGTAGTGACTGGTTACTTTGTTTATTTGGATTTTCTTGACATGTAGCGTTTGGGGCTTATAATCGAATTCTGATTCTTAAATGGTTGAAATAACTCTATCATCTAATTTTTCATATagaggtttaattttttttccagctTATCCCCCAACAGTGTTTATAAGGAATTTTCTCTTGTAACCGCAGGACACGTTAGGGGATTTTCTAGTTCAAATTTTGATTGGAGGATTCAAACTAGCCAGAATGTGAATGAAGAGGGGAATGCTCGTCCAAACTTCATGCAGAATTTAGAAAACAGAAACCCCAGAAACTGGAATAATGTGAACCAGAATGTGAATGCAGAGGGGAATGCTCGTCCAAACTTCATGCAGAATTTAGAAAACAGAAACCCCAGAAACTGGAATAATGTGAACCAGAATGTGAATGCAAATGCCAACGCCTATCCAAATTTTATGCAGAATATAGGGAACAGGAATCCCAGAATGTGGAATAATCTGGGCCAGAATGTGAAAGCAAATGAAGACGCCCCTCCCGATTTTATGCAAGAAAAAGAGAACATAAACCTCGAAAGTGAGAATGATGCTGGGACTGGCTTGAATTCTAGGCCTATGGACTTTGTAAGAGGAATTTTAGATGGAGATAATTTTACGAGAGGTTCTTCTTTTGAGTATCAGTATGAGCAGGATGCCGATCATGTTCATATAAAGATGTTACGTAATAATACCTTTGTGACTGTAACAGATTCTAAAGGAAATGTTAAACTCAGTGGCTCTGCTGGTTCATTGAAAGACCTGAAATCAGGGCAAAAGCTTTCTAGGTATGCCGCCGAGGCAACTGCGGAAGTTGTGGGCCGGAGATCTAGGGGTTTGGGATTGAAATCTGTGGTCATGAAAGTGAATGGATTTACCCATTTCAGAAGAAAAAGGC is a window of Vigna unguiculata cultivar IT97K-499-35 chromosome 4, ASM411807v1, whole genome shotgun sequence DNA encoding:
- the LOC114182076 gene encoding uncharacterized protein LOC114182076, translating into MGWYRTVFRNLASRVTSQTSIFQPSSRICQSEGASFKGFSSFCSISQRLGARAVYGVNKNLRNPFLFGAKRFYYVDPYKVQHFRPRGPRRWFQNPRHVFIVVVVGSGVLVTVYFGNLETVPYTKRTHLILLSKSMERKLGESEFENMKAGFKGKILPPIHPESVRVKMIAKDIIGALQRGLRKEQVWSDLGYASEHSTLSEEHGRETLNALAAESGDKIEGNWNKEDEILDDKWIQQSRKKGQEKGSEAATSHLDGFNWEILVVNEPVVNAFCLPGGKIVVFTGLLEHFRSDTEIATILGHEIGHAVARHSAEGITKNLWFAILQLILYQFMTPDIVNTMSSLFLHLPFSRRMEMEADYIGLLLIASAGYDPRVAPKVYEKLGKISGGDSALRNYLSTHPSGKKRAELLAQAKIMEEAVSIYRDAIAGRGVQGFL
- the LOC114182409 gene encoding probable ribosomal protein S11, mitochondrial isoform X2, which encodes MYRFFSCIRHGRGSSLVSLLAPKPALPFDAAVRPRHLPLNDGHVRGFSSSNFDWRIQTSQNVNEEGNARPNFMQNLENRNPRNWNNVNQNVNANANAYPNFMQNIGNRNPRMWNNLGQNVKANEDAPPDFMQEKENINLESENDAGTGLNSRPMDFVRGILDGDNFTRGSSFEYQYEQDADHVHIKMLRNNTFVTVTDSKGNVKLSGSAGSLKDLKSGQKLSRYAAEATAEVVGRRSRGLGLKSVVMKVNGFTHFRRKRQAILSWKEGFTADSRGGRNPIVFIEDTTRKPHNGCRLPKKRRI
- the LOC114182409 gene encoding probable ribosomal protein S11, mitochondrial isoform X1 gives rise to the protein MYRFFSCIRHGRGSSLVSLLAPKPALPFDAAVRPRHLPLNDGHVRGFSSSNFDWRIQTSQNVNEEGNARPNFMQNLENRNPRNWNNVNQNVNAEGNARPNFMQNLENRNPRNWNNVNQNVNANANAYPNFMQNIGNRNPRMWNNLGQNVKANEDAPPDFMQEKENINLESENDAGTGLNSRPMDFVRGILDGDNFTRGSSFEYQYEQDADHVHIKMLRNNTFVTVTDSKGNVKLSGSAGSLKDLKSGQKLSRYAAEATAEVVGRRSRGLGLKSVVMKVNGFTHFRRKRQAILSWKEGFTADSRGGRNPIVFIEDTTRKPHNGCRLPKKRRI